Proteins encoded together in one Mycobacterium simiae window:
- the zwf gene encoding glucose-6-phosphate dehydrogenase, which translates to MTPSSDSAQWRNPLRDKDDKRLPRIAGPCAMVLFGVTGDLAHKKVVPAVYDLANRGLLPPMFSLVGFGRRDWDHDAFAQVIHDDVKQYCRTPFRQAIWERLADGLRFVRGEFDDDAAFARLAETLDKLDAERGIGGNHAFYLAIPPKSFPVVCEQLHSSGLARPQEDRWSRVVIEKPFGHDLKSACELNHVVNSVFPEESVFRIDHYLGKETVQNILALRFANQLWDPIWNAHYVDHVQITMAEDIGLGGRAGYYDGIGAARDVIQNHLMQLLALTAMEEPVSFTPGALQAEKIKVLSATQLAQPLDETTSRGQYAAGWQGGEQVVGLLDEEGFSKESATETFAAITLEVDTRRWAGVPFYLRTGKRLGRRVTEIALVFKRAPHLPFDATMTDELGANALVIRVQPDEGITLRFGSKVPGAMEVRDVNMDFSYGSAFAEDSPEAYERLILDVLLGEPSLFPVNEEVELAWQILDPVLEHWESHGKPEPYEAGTWGPASSFEMLRRTGREWRRP; encoded by the coding sequence ATGACGCCAAGTTCTGACAGCGCGCAGTGGCGCAATCCACTGCGAGACAAAGACGACAAGCGGCTACCCAGAATCGCCGGCCCGTGCGCCATGGTGTTGTTCGGTGTCACCGGCGACCTGGCCCACAAGAAGGTGGTGCCCGCGGTCTACGACCTGGCCAACCGCGGCTTGTTGCCGCCGATGTTTTCACTGGTCGGCTTCGGCCGCCGAGACTGGGACCACGATGCGTTCGCCCAGGTGATCCACGACGACGTCAAGCAGTACTGCCGCACCCCGTTCCGGCAAGCGATCTGGGAGCGGCTGGCCGACGGATTGCGTTTCGTGCGTGGCGAATTCGACGATGACGCCGCGTTCGCCAGGCTGGCCGAAACACTCGACAAGTTAGACGCCGAGCGCGGCATCGGCGGCAATCACGCGTTCTACCTGGCGATCCCGCCGAAGTCGTTTCCGGTGGTGTGCGAGCAGCTGCACTCCTCGGGGCTGGCCCGTCCGCAGGAAGACCGGTGGAGCCGGGTCGTCATCGAGAAACCGTTCGGCCACGACCTCAAGAGCGCGTGCGAGCTCAACCACGTAGTCAACTCGGTGTTTCCCGAAGAATCGGTGTTCCGCATCGACCACTACCTCGGCAAGGAGACGGTGCAGAACATCCTGGCGCTGCGCTTCGCCAACCAGCTGTGGGATCCGATCTGGAATGCGCACTACGTCGACCACGTCCAGATCACCATGGCCGAGGACATCGGGCTGGGCGGTCGGGCCGGCTACTACGACGGCATCGGCGCGGCCCGCGACGTGATCCAGAACCACTTGATGCAGCTGCTGGCGTTGACCGCGATGGAAGAGCCGGTCAGCTTCACACCCGGGGCGCTGCAGGCTGAGAAGATCAAGGTGCTTTCGGCGACTCAGCTGGCACAGCCACTCGACGAGACCACCAGCCGCGGCCAGTACGCGGCCGGCTGGCAGGGCGGCGAGCAGGTGGTCGGATTGCTCGACGAGGAGGGGTTCTCCAAAGAGTCCGCGACCGAGACCTTCGCGGCGATCACACTCGAAGTGGACACCCGACGCTGGGCCGGCGTTCCGTTCTATCTGCGCACCGGAAAGCGCTTGGGCCGCAGAGTGACAGAGATTGCCCTGGTGTTCAAACGGGCACCGCATCTGCCGTTCGACGCGACCATGACCGACGAGCTCGGCGCCAACGCGTTGGTCATCCGGGTGCAGCCCGACGAGGGCATCACGCTGCGGTTCGGGTCTAAAGTTCCCGGCGCAATGGAGGTCCGGGATGTCAACATGGACTTCTCCTACGGGTCGGCGTTCGCCGAAGATTCGCCCGAGGCCTATGAGCGGCTGATCCTGGATGTGCTACTCGGTGAACCCTCCCTGTTCCCGGTCAATGAGGAGGTCGAATTGGCTTGGCAGATCCTCGATCCCGTCCTCGAACATTGGGAGTCGCACGGGAAGCCGGAGCCCTACGAAGCCGGCACCTGGGGACCCGCCTCCTCCTTCGAGATGTTGCGCCGAACCGGCCGGGAATGGCGGCGGCCGTGA
- a CDS encoding quinone oxidoreductase family protein codes for MHAIEISETGGPEVLRYVDAKQPEPGEGELLVEAEAIGVNFIDTYFRSGQYPRPLPFILGSEVCGTVAALGPGTDESFQVGDRVVSAAATGAYAEFAVAPAHLTAKLPDGISSEVAASVLLKGLTAHYLLKSVYPVQAGDTVLVHAGAGGVGLILTQWAHLLGVRVFTTVSTPEKAKLSTQAGADEVLSYPEDAAQFGQQIRDLTGGIGVAAVYDGVGASTFDASLASLAVRGTLALFGAASGPVPPVDPQRLNAAGSVFLTRPTLAHFMRTPQEFSWRADELFDAIGTGSISIEVGGRYPLAEATRAHQDLQGRKTTGPIVLLP; via the coding sequence ATGCACGCAATCGAAATTAGTGAAACGGGCGGTCCCGAGGTCCTGCGTTACGTCGATGCCAAACAACCTGAACCCGGCGAGGGTGAGCTGTTGGTCGAGGCAGAAGCCATCGGCGTCAACTTCATTGATACCTATTTCCGGTCCGGCCAGTACCCACGCCCGCTGCCGTTCATCCTGGGCTCCGAGGTATGCGGCACCGTCGCGGCGCTGGGCCCCGGCACGGACGAGAGCTTCCAGGTCGGTGACCGTGTGGTGTCCGCGGCGGCGACCGGAGCATACGCCGAATTTGCCGTTGCGCCAGCTCATTTGACGGCCAAGCTGCCCGACGGGATCAGCTCCGAGGTCGCGGCCTCGGTGTTGCTGAAGGGACTGACCGCACACTATTTGCTGAAGTCGGTCTATCCAGTACAAGCCGGCGACACGGTGCTGGTGCACGCGGGCGCCGGTGGGGTCGGGCTGATCCTGACCCAGTGGGCGCACTTGCTCGGCGTCCGGGTCTTCACCACCGTATCGACACCGGAAAAAGCGAAGCTGTCCACGCAAGCCGGCGCCGACGAGGTGCTCTCCTACCCCGAGGACGCCGCGCAATTCGGCCAGCAGATCCGGGATCTCACCGGCGGGATTGGCGTCGCGGCGGTGTACGACGGCGTCGGCGCCAGCACGTTCGACGCCAGCCTGGCCAGTCTGGCGGTCCGGGGCACGCTGGCGCTGTTCGGCGCGGCCAGCGGCCCAGTACCGCCGGTGGATCCGCAGCGGCTCAACGCCGCGGGCTCGGTGTTTTTGACCCGGCCGACGCTGGCTCATTTCATGCGCACTCCCCAGGAGTTCAGCTGGCGCGCCGATGAACTGTTCGACGCGATCGGCACCGGGTCGATCAGCATCGAAGTCGGGGGCCGCTACCCATTGGCCGAAGCCACCCGCGCCCACCAAGATCTGCAGGGACGCAAAACGACCGGCCCGATCGTGTTGCTGCCCTGA
- a CDS encoding heme o synthase has translation MSVRGRFEPTRAPSRIRGSVLAYLALTKPRVIELLLVTAIPAMLLAHRGHVNPLLILNTLIGGMLAAGGANTLNCVADADIDKLMKRTARRPLARAAVPTRNALVMGLALTVGSFVWLWWTTNLLSGLLAVATIAFYVFVYTLLLKRRTSQNVVWGGAAGCMPVMIGWSAVTGTIGWPALAMFAIIFFWTPPHTWALAMRYKDDYKSAGVPMLPAVATERQVTKQILIYTWLTVLATMVLALATGWLYTAVAVVAGVWFLAMAHQLYAGVRAGEPVKPLRLFLQSNNYLAVVFCALAIDSVIALPTLL, from the coding sequence GTGAGCGTTCGCGGGCGCTTCGAGCCAACCCGAGCGCCAAGCCGAATCCGCGGATCGGTGCTGGCTTACCTGGCGCTGACGAAGCCGCGTGTCATCGAGCTGTTGCTGGTCACCGCGATTCCCGCGATGCTGCTGGCCCACCGGGGCCACGTCAACCCGCTGCTGATCCTCAACACCCTGATCGGCGGGATGCTGGCGGCCGGGGGGGCCAACACGCTGAACTGCGTGGCCGACGCCGACATCGACAAGCTGATGAAGCGCACCGCGCGTCGCCCGTTGGCCCGGGCGGCGGTCCCGACGCGCAACGCGCTGGTCATGGGGTTGGCGCTGACCGTGGGCTCGTTCGTCTGGCTGTGGTGGACGACGAACCTGCTCTCCGGCCTGCTCGCCGTCGCGACGATCGCGTTCTACGTGTTCGTCTACACGCTGCTGCTCAAACGCCGCACCTCGCAGAACGTGGTCTGGGGAGGCGCCGCCGGCTGCATGCCGGTGATGATCGGCTGGTCGGCCGTCACCGGCACCATCGGCTGGCCGGCGCTGGCGATGTTCGCGATCATCTTCTTCTGGACGCCGCCGCACACCTGGGCGCTGGCGATGCGCTACAAGGACGACTACAAATCGGCGGGCGTGCCCATGCTGCCCGCGGTGGCGACCGAGCGTCAGGTCACCAAGCAGATCCTCATCTACACCTGGCTGACCGTATTGGCGACCATGGTGTTGGCGCTGGCCACCGGCTGGCTGTACACGGCCGTCGCCGTGGTTGCCGGGGTGTGGTTCCTAGCGATGGCCCACCAGCTCTACGCCGGGGTGCGCGCCGGCGAACCGGTCAAGCCGCTGCGGCTGTTCCTGCAGTCCAATAACTACCTGGCGGTGGTGTTCTGCGCGTTGGCCATCGACTCGGTGATCGCCCTGCCGACGCTGCTGTAG
- the pgl gene encoding 6-phosphogluconolactonase, translated as MNTAVEVFPDSDALVQAAGHRLVETIRAAVAARGRALIVLTGGGNGIGLLKYLRAQADQIDWSTVHLFWGDERYVPEDDDERNEKQARQALLDHIDIPSSNVHPMAASDGEFGGDLAAAALAYEQLLAANAGPGQQVPNFDVHLLGMGPEGHINSLFPDTPAVLETTRMVVSVDNSPKPPPQRITLTIPAIRRSREVWLLVSGAAKAQAAAAAIGGAPPVEIPAAGAVGLETTLWLLDQEAAAKLPAHPTG; from the coding sequence GTGAACACGGCAGTAGAAGTCTTTCCCGACAGCGACGCCCTGGTGCAGGCCGCCGGGCACCGACTCGTGGAGACCATTCGCGCCGCGGTGGCCGCACGGGGACGTGCCCTGATCGTGCTGACCGGCGGGGGTAACGGCATCGGCCTGCTGAAATACCTGCGCGCCCAAGCCGACCAGATCGACTGGTCGACGGTGCACCTGTTCTGGGGCGACGAGCGCTATGTTCCCGAGGACGACGACGAGCGCAACGAGAAGCAGGCGCGGCAGGCACTGCTCGACCACATCGACATCCCCTCGAGCAATGTGCACCCGATGGCCGCCAGCGACGGCGAATTCGGCGGTGATCTGGCCGCCGCGGCGCTGGCCTACGAACAACTGTTGGCGGCCAACGCCGGACCCGGCCAGCAGGTGCCGAATTTCGACGTGCATCTGCTCGGCATGGGACCCGAGGGCCATATCAACTCGCTGTTCCCCGACACCCCGGCGGTGCTGGAGACCACCCGCATGGTGGTCTCCGTGGACAACTCCCCCAAACCCCCGCCACAACGAATCACATTGACTATCCCGGCGATTCGGCGTTCCCGGGAAGTGTGGTTGTTGGTCTCCGGGGCGGCCAAGGCGCAAGCCGCAGCCGCGGCGATCGGCGGCGCCCCGCCGGTCGAGATACCAGCGGCCGGAGCCGTCGGCCTCGAAACCACGCTGTGGCTGCTCGACCAGGAGGCCGCCGCCAAGCTGCCCGCCCACCCCACCGGCTGA
- a CDS encoding COX15/CtaA family protein — MRLVDLLPEPRPRVQRIIAATVILSQGGIAVTGSIVRVTASGLGCPTWPRCFPGSFVPVTVSEVPRVHQAIEFGNRLFSIAVVITAALAVLAVTRARRRGEVLAYAWLMPVSTVVQAVIGGVTVRTGLLWWTVAIHLLVSMTMVWLSVLLYVKVGEPDDGVVHARVARPLRALTALAAVNVAAVLVTGTLVTAAGPHAGDRSPSRTVPRLKVEITTLVHLHSSLLVAYLALLVGLGFGLLAVGAARPIVVRLGVLLALVCAQAAVGTTQYFTGVPAALVAVHVAGAAACTAATAALWASMRERTKAQPLAG; from the coding sequence ATGCGGTTGGTGGACTTGCTCCCCGAGCCCCGCCCTCGCGTCCAGCGCATCATCGCCGCGACCGTGATCCTGTCCCAGGGTGGCATTGCCGTTACCGGCTCGATCGTGCGCGTCACGGCGTCCGGCCTGGGCTGCCCCACCTGGCCGCGGTGTTTTCCGGGCAGCTTCGTCCCGGTCACCGTCTCCGAAGTGCCGCGGGTGCACCAGGCCATCGAGTTCGGCAACCGACTGTTCAGCATCGCGGTGGTCATCACCGCGGCATTGGCGGTGCTGGCGGTGACCCGGGCCCGGCGGCGGGGCGAGGTGCTCGCCTACGCCTGGTTGATGCCGGTGTCAACGGTGGTCCAGGCGGTGATCGGCGGCGTCACGGTGCGCACCGGGCTGCTGTGGTGGACGGTCGCCATTCATCTGCTGGTCTCGATGACGATGGTGTGGCTGTCGGTGCTGCTCTACGTCAAGGTCGGCGAGCCCGACGACGGCGTCGTGCACGCGCGGGTGGCCAGGCCGCTGCGGGCGCTCACCGCACTCGCCGCGGTGAACGTGGCGGCGGTGCTGGTGACCGGAACGCTGGTGACCGCGGCCGGCCCGCACGCCGGTGACCGCAGCCCGAGCCGGACGGTGCCCCGCCTGAAAGTCGAGATCACCACGCTGGTGCATCTGCATTCCTCGCTGCTGGTCGCCTACCTCGCCCTGCTGGTCGGGTTGGGCTTCGGGCTGCTGGCCGTCGGCGCTGCGCGTCCCATCGTGGTGCGGCTGGGCGTGCTGCTGGCCCTGGTGTGCGCCCAGGCCGCCGTCGGCACCACCCAGTACTTCACCGGCGTCCCGGCCGCCCTGGTAGCCGTTCACGTCGCGGGCGCCGCAGCCTGTACGGCGGCCACCGCGGCGCTATGGGCGTCGATGCGAGAGCGGACCAAGGCCCAGCCGCTCGCAGGCTGA
- the tal gene encoding transaldolase — protein sequence MSTQNPNLAALSAAGVSVWLDDLSRQRLHSGNLQELIDTKSVVGVTTNPSIFQKAFAEGDSYAEQIAELAERGADVDATVRTVTTDDVRNACDVLRREWEASDGVDGRVSIEVDPRLAAETDKTTAQAVELWKIVDRPNLFIKIPATKAGIPAITSVLAEGISVNVTLIFSVERHREVMDAYLAGLEKAREAGHDLSKIHSVASFFVSRVDTEIDKRLEKIGTADALALRGQAGVANARLAYAAYQEVFEDGERFQALKADGARVQRPLWASTGVKNPDYSDTLYVTELVAPFTVNTMPEKTIDAVADHGIITGNTIAGTAEASQGVFDKLSQVGIDVTDVFLVLEKEGVDKFVESWTELLDETQKQLSASNK from the coding sequence ATGAGCACTCAGAACCCCAATCTGGCGGCCCTGTCCGCCGCGGGAGTGTCCGTGTGGCTGGACGACCTGTCGCGTCAGCGGCTGCACTCGGGCAACCTGCAGGAGCTGATCGACACCAAGAGCGTCGTCGGCGTGACCACCAACCCGTCGATCTTCCAAAAAGCGTTCGCGGAGGGCGATTCCTACGCCGAGCAGATCGCCGAACTGGCCGAGCGCGGCGCCGATGTGGACGCCACGGTTCGCACGGTCACCACCGACGACGTACGCAACGCCTGCGACGTCCTGCGGCGCGAATGGGAAGCCTCCGACGGCGTGGACGGACGTGTCTCCATCGAGGTCGACCCGCGGCTGGCCGCAGAGACCGACAAGACCACCGCGCAGGCCGTCGAGCTGTGGAAAATCGTCGACCGCCCGAACCTGTTCATCAAGATTCCGGCCACTAAGGCCGGCATTCCTGCCATCACCTCCGTTCTGGCGGAAGGGATTTCGGTCAACGTCACGCTGATCTTCTCCGTCGAGCGACACCGCGAGGTGATGGACGCCTACCTCGCCGGTTTGGAAAAGGCCCGTGAGGCCGGGCACGACCTGTCCAAGATCCACTCGGTGGCATCGTTTTTCGTCTCCCGGGTGGACACCGAGATCGACAAGCGACTGGAGAAGATCGGCACCGCGGACGCACTCGCGTTACGCGGCCAGGCCGGTGTGGCCAACGCCCGACTGGCGTACGCCGCCTATCAAGAGGTATTCGAGGACGGCGAGCGTTTCCAGGCCCTGAAAGCCGACGGCGCCCGAGTGCAGCGGCCGCTGTGGGCGTCCACCGGTGTCAAGAATCCCGACTACTCCGACACGCTCTACGTCACCGAGCTAGTCGCGCCGTTCACGGTAAACACCATGCCAGAGAAGACAATTGACGCCGTCGCCGACCACGGCATCATCACGGGCAACACCATTGCCGGCACCGCCGAGGCGTCGCAGGGCGTGTTCGACAAGCTGTCGCAGGTTGGGATCGACGTGACCGACGTCTTCCTGGTCCTCGAGAAGGAGGGCGTGGACAAGTTCGTCGAATCGTGGACCGAATTGCTGGACGAAACGCAGAAACAGCTGAGCGCCAGCAACAAATGA
- a CDS encoding DUF1206 domain-containing protein, whose amino-acid sequence MPDPMSSRQTPSASAARVAQHPVFERLARAGFVVSGLLHLLVGYLAVRIAFGERATADQTGALATLAGKPGGPVALWFVAAALLLLGWWRLVETVLGRSSDQRDGSSSGALERAKALALAVVYLALAYSAVGFARGAGRSADQQNSTISARLMQSTPGTVALVLCGVTVVAVGGYHVYKGASRTFLDDLNGNSGSLIRRLGVVGYIGKGLVIVAAGALVIGAALHSQPQQATGLDGALKTLGAQPYGRVLLIGAALGIVTYGLYSFAMARLTKM is encoded by the coding sequence ATGCCCGATCCGATGTCGTCCCGACAGACCCCGTCTGCATCGGCGGCGCGCGTGGCCCAGCACCCGGTCTTCGAACGACTGGCGCGGGCCGGCTTCGTGGTGAGCGGCCTGCTGCACCTGCTGGTCGGCTACCTCGCCGTCCGAATCGCGTTCGGCGAGCGTGCCACGGCGGATCAAACCGGCGCGCTGGCTACCTTGGCGGGCAAGCCCGGCGGGCCCGTCGCGTTGTGGTTCGTCGCGGCCGCGCTGTTGTTACTGGGCTGGTGGCGGCTGGTCGAGACCGTACTGGGCCGGTCCAGCGACCAGCGGGACGGCTCCTCGTCGGGAGCGCTGGAGCGGGCGAAGGCGTTGGCGCTCGCGGTGGTCTACCTCGCGCTCGCGTACTCCGCGGTCGGGTTCGCCCGGGGCGCCGGCCGGTCGGCCGACCAGCAGAATTCGACGATCAGCGCGCGCCTGATGCAGAGCACCCCCGGCACCGTCGCGCTGGTGCTCTGCGGTGTGACCGTGGTCGCGGTGGGCGGCTACCACGTCTACAAGGGCGCCAGCCGCACCTTCCTCGACGATCTGAACGGTAACTCGGGCAGCCTAATTCGGCGGCTGGGAGTCGTCGGCTATATCGGCAAAGGGCTGGTGATCGTCGCCGCGGGCGCACTAGTCATTGGCGCCGCGCTGCACTCGCAGCCGCAACAGGCGACCGGGTTGGATGGAGCCCTCAAGACGTTGGGCGCCCAGCCGTATGGCCGGGTGCTATTGATCGGCGCCGCGCTGGGCATCGTCACCTACGGCTTGTACAGCTTTGCGATGGCCCGCCTGACCAAGATGTAG
- the opcA gene encoding glucose-6-phosphate dehydrogenase assembly protein OpcA — protein sequence MIVDLLDTTTTAVNKKLDKLREQAGVVMMGRVGTLIIKSDNDTLLEEAIEAANAASHEHPSRVLVVAAGDIDGRDARLDAQVRVGGDAGAGEVVVLRLSGPLSGHAASVVIPFLLPDIPVVVWWPDVAPAVPAHDPLGKLAIRRITDATNADDPLAAIKSRLPGYTAGDTDLAWARITYWRALLTSAVDQKPHEEIESAVVSGLRTEPSLDVLAGWLASRIDGPVRREVGELKVELVRKTETITLSRPQEGTTATLSRTGRPDALVPLARRETRECLAEDMRRLDPDEVYFSALEGIDKVQYA from the coding sequence ATGATCGTCGATTTACTCGACACCACGACCACCGCCGTCAACAAGAAGCTCGACAAGCTGCGCGAGCAGGCCGGCGTGGTGATGATGGGCCGGGTCGGCACGCTGATCATCAAGTCGGACAACGACACCCTGCTCGAGGAGGCCATCGAGGCCGCCAACGCCGCCAGCCACGAACACCCCAGCCGGGTGTTGGTCGTGGCCGCGGGCGACATCGACGGCCGCGACGCGCGGCTGGACGCCCAGGTGCGGGTCGGCGGCGACGCCGGCGCCGGCGAGGTCGTGGTGTTGCGGCTGTCCGGTCCGCTGTCCGGCCACGCCGCCAGCGTCGTCATCCCGTTCCTGCTTCCCGACATCCCGGTCGTGGTGTGGTGGCCGGATGTGGCTCCCGCCGTTCCCGCCCACGATCCGTTGGGCAAGTTGGCCATTCGCCGCATCACCGATGCCACCAACGCCGACGACCCGCTGGCGGCGATCAAGAGCCGGCTGCCCGGCTACACCGCCGGGGATACCGATCTGGCCTGGGCACGGATCACCTATTGGCGCGCGCTGCTGACCTCCGCCGTGGACCAGAAGCCGCACGAGGAAATCGAATCGGCCGTGGTTTCCGGCCTACGCACCGAGCCCTCGCTCGACGTGTTGGCCGGCTGGTTGGCCAGCCGCATCGACGGGCCGGTGCGCCGGGAAGTCGGCGAGCTCAAGGTCGAACTGGTGCGCAAGACCGAGACCATCACGCTGAGCCGGCCGCAGGAGGGAACGACGGCGACGCTGAGCCGGACCGGCCGGCCGGACGCACTGGTTCCGTTGGCACGCCGGGAAACCCGCGAATGCCTGGCGGAGGATATGAGGCGCCTGGACCCCGACGAGGTCTACTTCAGCGCGCTCGAAGGAATCGACAAGGTGCAGTACGCGTGA
- the tkt gene encoding transketolase — MTTLEEISTLTRPHHPDDWTDLDTAAVDTVRVLAADAVQKVGNGHPGTAMSLAPLAYTLFQRTLVHDPSDTHWLGRDRFILSAGHSSLTLYLQLYLGGFGLELSDIESLRTWGSKTPGHPEFRHTKGVEITTGPLGQGLASSVGMAMAARYERGLFDPDAPPGESPFDHHIFVIASDGDIEEGVTSEASSLAAVQQLGNLIVFYDHNQISIEDDTNIALCEDTAARYEAYGWHVQRVEGGENVVGIEEAIANAKAVTDRPSFIELRTIIGYPAPNLMNTGKAHGAALGDEEVAAVKKILGFDPDRTFEVRDEVIAHTRKLVARGKEAHEKWQAKFDAWAQREPERKALLDRLTAEELPDGWDVDLPHWEPGSKELATRAASGKVLSALGPKLPELWGGSADLAGSNNTTMDGVKSFGPPSISTKDYTADWYGRTLHFGVREHAMGAILSGIVLHGPTRAYGGTFLQFSDYMRPAVRLASLMDIDTIYVWTHDSVGLGEDGPTHQPIEHLAALRAIPRLSVVRPADANETAYAWRTILARGNGSGPVGLILTRQGVPVLQGTSLEGVARGGYVLGGGDDGDEEPDVVLIATGSEVQLAVGAAKLLADKDIIARVVSMPCVEWFESQPAEYRDSVLPPSVSARVAVEAGVAQSWHKLVGDTGKIVSIEHYGESADAKTLFREFGFTAEAVAAAAEEVVDN, encoded by the coding sequence GTGACCACACTCGAAGAGATCTCCACGCTGACCCGACCGCACCACCCGGACGACTGGACCGACCTTGACACGGCCGCCGTCGACACGGTGCGGGTGCTGGCCGCCGATGCGGTGCAAAAGGTCGGCAATGGGCACCCCGGCACGGCGATGAGCCTGGCGCCGCTGGCCTACACGCTGTTTCAGCGCACGCTGGTGCACGATCCCAGCGACACCCACTGGCTCGGCCGCGACCGGTTCATTCTGTCCGCCGGCCACAGCAGCCTGACCCTCTACCTGCAGCTCTACCTGGGCGGGTTCGGCCTGGAATTGTCCGACATCGAGTCGTTGCGCACCTGGGGGTCCAAGACACCCGGGCATCCGGAGTTCCGGCACACCAAGGGAGTTGAGATCACCACCGGTCCGCTGGGCCAGGGCCTGGCCTCCTCGGTCGGGATGGCGATGGCGGCGCGTTACGAGCGCGGCCTTTTCGACCCCGACGCGCCCCCGGGTGAGAGCCCGTTCGACCACCACATTTTCGTGATCGCCTCCGACGGCGATATCGAGGAAGGCGTCACCTCCGAGGCGTCGTCGCTGGCGGCCGTCCAGCAGCTGGGCAACCTGATCGTGTTCTACGACCACAACCAGATCTCGATCGAGGACGACACCAACATCGCGTTGTGCGAGGACACCGCCGCCCGTTACGAGGCCTACGGCTGGCACGTCCAGCGGGTCGAGGGCGGCGAGAACGTGGTCGGGATCGAGGAGGCCATCGCCAACGCTAAGGCCGTCACCGACCGGCCCTCCTTCATCGAGTTGCGCACGATCATCGGTTATCCGGCGCCCAATCTGATGAACACCGGCAAGGCGCACGGCGCGGCCCTCGGCGACGAGGAGGTCGCCGCCGTCAAGAAGATCCTGGGCTTCGACCCCGACAGGACGTTCGAAGTGCGCGACGAGGTCATCGCCCACACCCGCAAGCTGGTGGCCCGGGGTAAGGAAGCGCATGAGAAATGGCAGGCCAAGTTCGACGCTTGGGCCCAACGCGAACCCGAGCGCAAGGCGCTGCTGGACCGGTTGACGGCGGAGGAGTTACCGGACGGCTGGGACGTCGACCTGCCGCATTGGGAACCGGGATCCAAGGAACTGGCCACCCGCGCCGCGTCCGGCAAGGTGCTTTCGGCGCTGGGACCCAAACTGCCCGAGTTGTGGGGCGGTTCGGCCGACCTGGCCGGCAGCAACAACACCACCATGGATGGTGTCAAATCCTTTGGGCCGCCGTCGATTTCGACCAAAGACTACACGGCCGACTGGTATGGCCGGACACTGCACTTCGGGGTCCGCGAGCACGCCATGGGCGCCATCTTGTCCGGCATCGTGCTGCACGGACCGACTCGTGCCTACGGCGGCACCTTCCTGCAGTTCTCCGACTACATGCGCCCCGCGGTGCGGCTGGCGTCGCTGATGGACATCGACACCATCTACGTGTGGACGCACGACTCCGTCGGCCTGGGCGAAGACGGCCCCACCCACCAGCCGATCGAGCACCTGGCGGCATTGCGCGCCATCCCGCGGTTGTCGGTGGTGCGTCCGGCCGATGCCAACGAGACGGCGTACGCCTGGCGCACAATCCTGGCCCGCGGTAACGGCAGCGGACCTGTCGGTTTGATCCTGACCCGCCAGGGCGTGCCGGTGCTGCAGGGCACCAGCCTCGAGGGTGTCGCCCGCGGCGGCTACGTGCTCGGCGGCGGGGATGACGGCGACGAAGAGCCCGACGTCGTCCTGATCGCCACCGGCTCGGAGGTTCAGCTGGCGGTGGGCGCCGCAAAGTTGTTGGCGGACAAGGACATCATCGCGCGGGTCGTGTCGATGCCGTGCGTGGAGTGGTTCGAGTCCCAGCCGGCAGAGTATCGCGATAGCGTGCTGCCACCGTCGGTCTCGGCCCGGGTGGCCGTCGAGGCGGGCGTCGCCCAGTCCTGGCACAAGCTGGTCGGGGACACCGGAAAGATCGTCTCGATCGAGCACTATGGCGAATCCGCCGACGCCAAGACATTATTCCGCGAGTTCGGCTTCACCGCGGAGGCCGTCGCTGCCGCCGCGGAAGAAGTAGTCGACAACTGA